The Watersipora subatra chromosome 1, tzWatSuba1.1, whole genome shotgun sequence genome has a window encoding:
- the LOC137402265 gene encoding uncharacterized protein has translation MESGFPKLVFGEHGDGSWERFIEEMNLCIESAVERRGYEGEGDNRRPIMRGRSSPRGSPRSSRGYYGSEEHDTSRYGTRGREYNKDSGSRKYRDNSRERDKGGDVGYDRRGSSRRSGGSRDNSYEQYGSRDSSRERYRGRESPREMRDKSSRYRDKSMDRFEGEKYKKRRAMSQYEGYRDSSKGRSVRFSGPRDKYEDDS, from the exons atggagagtgggtttccgaagctggtgtttggtgagcacggtgatgggtcgtgggagaggtttatagaggagatgaatttatgtattgagagtgctgttgagagaagaggttacgaaGGTGAAGGTGACAATAGGcgccctattatgagag gtagatcttcccctaggggtagccctaggagtagtagagggtattatggtagtgaggaGCATGATACTAGCAGGtatgggacaagaggccgggagtataacaaggacagtggcagtaggaagtatagagacaatagcagggaAAG ggataagGGAGGAGATGTAGGTTACGATAGACGAGGTAGcagcaggaggtcaggaggtagccGAGATAATAGCTATGAGCAATATGGTAGCAGGGACAGTAGTAGGGAaaggtacaggggccgagaaagcccccgcgaGATGAGAGACAAGTCTAGTAGGTACAGGGACAAaagtatggataggtttgagggggagaagtataaAAAGAGGCGCGCGATGAGCCAGTATGAAGGGTACCGAGAtagtagtaagggcagaagtgttaggttCTCTGGTCCTAGGGACaagtatgaggatgacagttga